The following proteins are encoded in a genomic region of Danio rerio strain Tuebingen ecotype United States chromosome 16, GRCz12tu, whole genome shotgun sequence:
- the leng9 gene encoding leukocyte receptor cluster member 9 isoform X1 — protein MEIEEETTRGNPTEESDQQIQPDEIKQETGPNICQHFLLGRCHFGDRCRLSHSVLDVPQTTNSEKDDTAVTEKQSKSRKNGKKCHTDIQHENIEKKGSKKKPRMRTADEVISRIIWDASVHPDDFIVGHLDRFLGVLERPFSDFSWDTQVCDCDFSEELALPRHRIQYFSYKGQRVWDRDSRTDRVFGSTGQTILPPFCGENQQQDNLTSDTGQQEESTNAADVSTDPDQSTELSEVQDDVASVITPSKNKQSQGDALNHSGNENAEEETKDHILLSRTESAPEGENTATAEDPTLNHLAGNLTVTQKVEQAEIAEEWKDSWDGVSGSEAELASAILPQPQSKRPPPRKPTHFICFRVDSPAALQAFQRVQRKVLSTLPQSEPMWVNPATLHVTLSLLVLNSAEEVSAAAELMRTIVRSSHKPPISVTFAPKLKHFNGTVLHVVPQPSSDVQSLNSPLQEAFKDKGWLHRHSRCPSYHLTLAKVKREPKAEKMFEGIGTVKLAKDVNFGKLEVNKLYLCVKGQRNTESGFYQVVCAVQLPNV, from the exons ATGGAGATTGAGGAAGAGACAACTCGGGGAAACCCCACTGAGGAGTCTGATCAACAGATCCAGCCAG ATGAGATTAAACAAGAAACTGGCCCAAATATTTGCCAGCACTTCCTCCTGGGCAGATGTCATTTTGGAGACAGATGTCGTTTGTCTCACAG TGTGCTTGACGTCCCACAAACCACAAACTCAGAGAAAGACGATACAGCCGTCACAGAAAAGCAGAGCAAGAGCcgaaaaaatgggaaaaaatgtCACACAGACATACAGCatgaaaatattgagaaaaaag GATCTAAGAAGAAGCCACGGATGCGTACGGCTGATGAAGTCATCTCCAGAATCATCTGGGATGCATCAGTTCACCCTGATGATTTTATAGTTGGCCACCTAGACCGCTTTCTAGGAGTGCTGGAACGCCCCTTCTCTGATTTCTCATGGGACACTCAG GTGTGTGACTGTGACTTCTCTGAAGAGCTGGCTCTCCCTCGCCATAGGATCCAGTATTTCAGCTACAAAGGCCAGCGGGTGTGGGATAGAGACAGTCGCACTGATCGGGTCTTTGGCTCAACAGGCCAGACTATTTTGCCTCCTTTTTGTGGTGAAAATCAACAACAAG ACAATCTAACATCTGACACTGGACAACAAGAAGAATCCACCAATGCAGCAGATGTTTCCACTGACCCTGATCAATCGACTGAATTATCTGAAGTACAGGATGATGTTGCATCTGTAATAACaccatcaaaaaacaaacaatcacagGGAGACGCCCTAAATCACTCAGGAAATGAAAACGCAGAGGAAGAAACCAAAGACCACATCCTACTCTCCCGAACAGAATCTGCACCAGAAGGCGAAAACACAGCAACTGCTGAAGATCCTACTTTAAATCATTTGGCTGGAAATCTGACTGTCACTCAAAAAGTTGAACAAGCGGAAATAGCGGAGGAATGGAAGGACAGCTGGGATGGAGTGAGTGGCTCAGAAGCAGAACTAGCGTCGGCCATCCTGCCACAACCACAGTCCAAACGGCCACCGCCACGCAAGCCCACCCACTTCATCTGCTTCCGCGTGGATTCTCCCGCTGCTCTCCAGGCCTTCCAGCGAGTTCAGAGAAAAGTTCTGTCCACCCTCCCTCAGTCAGAGCCAATGTGGGTTAATCCGGCAACTTTACACGTCACCCTCTCCTTACTTGTGCTCAACAGTGCAGAGGAGGTCAGTGCTGCCGCTGAGCTCATGCGCACCATAGTCCGAAGCTCCCACAAACCTCCAATTTCCGTGACGTTCGCACCTAAACTGAAGCACTTTAATGGAACCGTTCTCCACGTAGTCCCACAGCCGTCCTCAGATGTGCAGAGTCTGAATTCGCCCCTTCAAGAAGCCTTCAAAGATAAAGGTTGGCTTCACCGGCATTCCCGATGCCCGTCGTACCATCTCACACTGGCCAAAGTGAAGAGGGAGCCCAAGGCTGAGAAGATGTTTGAAGGGATCGGGACTGTGAAATTGGCTAAAGATGTCAACTTTGGAAAGCTGGAAGTAAATAAGCTGTACCTTTGCGTGAAAGGTCAGAGAAACACGGAGAGTGGGTTCTATCAGGTTGTATGTGCCGTGCAGCTGCCCAATGTGTAG
- the leng9 gene encoding leukocyte receptor cluster member 9 (The RefSeq protein has 6 substitutions compared to this genomic sequence), with protein MEIEEETTRGNPTEESDQQIQPDEIKQETGPNICQHFLLGRCHFGDRCRLSHSVLDVPQTTNSEKDDTAVTEKQSKSRKNGKKCHADIQHEKIEKKGSKKKPRMRTADEVISRIIWDASVHPDDFIVGHLDRFLGVLERPFSDFSWDTQVCDCDFSEELALPRHRIQYFSYKGQRVWDRDSRTDRVFGSTGQTILPPFCGENQQQDNLTSDTGQQEESTNAADVSTDPDQSTELSEVQDDVASVITPSKNKQSQGDALNHSANENAEEETKDHILLSQTESAPEGENTATAEDPTLNHLAGNLTITQKDEQAEIAEEWKDSWDGVSGSEAELASAILPQPQSKRPPPRKPTHFICFRVDSPAALQAFQRVQRKVLSTLPQSEPMWVNPATLHVTLSLLVLNSAEEVSAAAELMRTIVRSSHKPPISVTFAPKLKHFNGTVLHVVPQPSSDVQSLNSPLQEAFKDKGWLHRHSRCPSYHLTLAKVKREPKAEKMFEGIGTVKLAKDVNFGKLEVNKLYLCVKGQRNTESGFYQVVCAVQLPNV; from the exons ATGGAGATTGAGGAAGAGACAACTCGGGGAAACCCCACTGAGGAGTCTGATCAACAGATCCAGCCAG ATGAGATTAAACAAGAAACTGGCCCAAATATTTGCCAGCACTTCCTCCTGGGCAGATGTCATTTTGGAGACAGATGTCGTTTGTCTCACAG TGTGCTTGACGTCCCACAAACCACAAACTCAGAGAAAGACGATACAGCCGTCACAGAAAAGCAGAGCAAGAGCcgaaaaaatgggaaaaaatgtCACACAGACATACAGCatgaaaatattgagaaaaaag GATCTAAGAAGAAGCCACGGATGCGTACGGCTGATGAAGTCATCTCCAGAATCATCTGGGATGCATCAGTTCACCCTGATGATTTTATAGTTGGCCACCTAGACCGCTTTCTAGGAGTGCTGGAACGCCCCTTCTCTGATTTCTCATGGGACACTCAG GTGTGTGACTGTGACTTCTCTGAAGAGCTGGCTCTCCCTCGCCATAGGATCCAGTATTTCAGCTACAAAGGCCAGCGGGTGTGGGATAGAGACAGTCGCACTGATCGGGTCTTTGGCTCAACAGGCCAGACTATTTTGCCTCCTTTTTGTGGTGAAAATCAACAACAAG ACAATCTAACATCTGACACTGGACAACAAGAAGAATCCACCAATGCAGCAGATGTTTCCACTGACCCTGATCAATCGACTGAATTATCTGAAGTACAGGATGATGTTGCATCTGTAATAACaccatcaaaaaacaaacaatcacagGGAGACGCCCTAAATCACTCAGGAAATGAAAACGCAGAGGAAGAAACCAAAGACCACATCCTACTCTCCCGAACAGAATCTGCACCAGAAGGCGAAAACACAGCAACTGCTGAAGATCCTACTTTAAATCATTTGGCTGGAAATCTGACTGTCACTCAAAAAGTTGAACAAGCGGAAATAGCGGAGGAATGGAAGGACAGCTGGGATGGAGTGAGTGGCTCAGAAGCAGAACTAGCGTCGGCCATCCTGCCACAACCACAGTCCAAACGGCCACCGCCACGCAAGCCCACCCACTTCATCTGCTTCCGCGTGGATTCTCCCGCTGCTCTCCAGGCCTTCCAGCGAGTTCAGAGAAAAGTTCTGTCCACCCTCCCTCAGTCAGAGCCAATGTGGGTTAATCCGGCAACTTTACACGTCACCCTCTCCTTACTTGTGCTCAACAGTGCAGAGGAGGTCAGTGCTGCCGCTGAGCTCATGCGCACCATAGTCCGAAGCTCCCACAAACCTCCAATTTCCGTGACGTTCGCACCTAAACTGAAGCACTTTAATGGAACCGTTCTCCACGTAGTCCCACAGCCGTCCTCAGATGTGCAGAGTCTGAATTCGCCCCTTCAAGAAGCCTTCAAAGATAAAGGTTGGCTTCACCGGCATTCCCGATGCCCGTCGTACCATCTCACACTGGCCAAAGTGAAGAGGGAGCCCAAGGCTGAGAAGATGTTTGAAGGGATCGGGACTGTGAAATTGGCTAAAGATGTCAACTTTGGAAAGCTGGAAGTAAATAAGCTGTACCTTTGCGTGAAAGGTCAGAGAAACACGGAGAGTGGGTTCTATCAGGTTGTATGTGCCGTGCAGCTGCCCAATGTGTAG